A genomic segment from Nicotiana sylvestris chromosome 1, ASM39365v2, whole genome shotgun sequence encodes:
- the LOC104232318 gene encoding long chain acyl-CoA synthetase 4-like yields MEEKKYVVEVEKGKEGRNGRPSIGPVYRNVLAKDGFRPLSHGLESCWDIFCESVDNFPDSRMLGEREMFHGQAGKYIWLTYREVYDLVLKVGASIRVCGVKQGGRCGIYGANCSNWVISMQACNAHGLYCVPLYDTLGAGAVEYIICHAEVSIAFAEETKISEVLKTFPNAGKFLKTLVSFGKVTQEQKDMAGTFDLKLYSWDEFLLLGMQEKFDLPVKKKTDICTIMYTSGTTGDPKGVMISNESILTLISGVNHHMETMNEEFTDKDVYLSYLPLAHIFDRVIEELFISKGASIGFWHKDVKQLVDDIKELKPTVFCAVPRVLDRIYSGLVEKISSAGFLKHKLFNFAYNYKLGSMSKGYKHAEAAPILDKIIFNKVKEGLGGNLRLILSGAAPLSSTVETYLRIVTCANVLQGYGLTETCAGSFVARPDELAMVGTVGPPLPIIDVCLESVPEMGYDALGNTPRGEICIRGKCLFSGYYKREDLTKEVLVDGWFHTGDVGEWQPDGSMKIIDRKKNIFKLSQGEYVAVENLEGIYSLASSVDAIWIYGSSYESFLVAVVNPNMGALQSWAEENGLTGDFDTICENPKAKAYILSELTNTAQEKKLKGFEFIKAVHLDPIPFDMERELLTPTHKKKRVQFLKYYQNIIDTLYKSKR; encoded by the exons ATGGAGGAAAAGAAGTACGTAGTTGAGGTTGAGAAAGGTAAAGAAGGCAGAAATGGAAGGCCATCAATAGGACCTGTTTACCGTAATGTCTTAGCCAAAGATGGTTTCAGGCCTTTATCTCATGGGCTTGAAAGTTGCTGGGATATTTTCTG TGAGTCTGTCGATAATTTTCCAGATAGCCGAATGTTAGGTGAGCGGGAAATGTTCCACGGTCAG GCAGGTAAATACATTTGGTTAACTTACAGGGAAGTGTATGATCTAGTGCTAAAAGTTGGAGCTTCTATTCGTGTCTGCGGTGTTAAGCAA GGTGGAAGATGTGGTATATACGGCGCCAATTGCTCGAACTGGGTCATAAGCATGCAG GCCTGCAATGCTCATGGTCTCTATTGCGTCCCCTTATATGACACTCTAG GTGCTGGTGCAGTTGAGTATATCATTTGCCATGCAGAAGTTTCCATTGCTTTTGCAGAGGAAACAAAAATTTCTGAG GTTCTCAAAACTTTTCCTAATGCTGGAAAGTTCCTGAAAA CTCTTGTAAGCTTTGGTAAGGTCACGCAGGAACAGAAAGACATGGCTGGAACTTTTGATTTGAAACTGTATTCTTGGGATGAGTTCTTGCTACTG GGAATGCAAGAGAAATTTGATCTTCCTGTTAAAAAGAAAACAGATATCTGTACAATCATGTACACAAGTGGAACAACTGGTGACCCAAAGGGAGTCATGATTTCCAATGAGAGCATTTTAACCCTTATTTCTGGAGTGAACCATCATATGGAGACGATGAATGAAGAG TTCACTGATAAGGATGTATATCTGTCGTACCTTCCTTTGGCGCACATATTTGATCGGGTCATTGAAGAATTATTCATTTCCAAAGGTGCATCGATAGGTTTTTGGCATAAG GACGTTAAACAACTGGTTGATGACATCAAAGAGCTAAAGCCAACTGTATTTTGTGCAGTTCCGCGTGTGCTGGACAGGATTTATTCAG GTTTGGTGGAGAAGATTTCTTCTGCTGGTTTCCTTAAACATAAACTGTTTAACTTTGCTTATAACTA CAAACTGGGTAGCATGAGTAAAGGGTATAAACATGCAGAGGCAGCTCCTATATTGGACAAAATAATTTTCAACAAG GTGAAGGAGGGTTTAGGAGGAAACTTGCGTCTCATTCTGTCGGGAGCAGCACCTCTCTCTTCCACTGTTGAAACCTATTTGCGAATTGTGACATGTGCCAATGTTCTTCAAGGATATG GTTTAACGGAGACCTGTGCAGGGTCATTTGTTGCAAGACCAGATGAACTTGCAATGGTTGGTACTGTGGGTCCTCCTTTGCCAATTATAGATGTGTGTCTAGAGTCTGTTCCTGAAATGGGGTATGACGCCCTTGGAAATACCCCTCGTGGAGAGATATGTATAAGGGGCAAGTGTTTATTCTCAGGATACTATAAGCGCGAAGACCTCACCAAAGAGGTATTGGTCGATGGCTGGTTCCACACAG GTGATGTTGGTGAATGGCAGCCGGATGGGAGTATGAAAATTATTGACCGGAAGAAAAACATTTTCAAGCTCTCCCAAGGAGAATATGTTGCAGTTGAGAATCTGGAGGGCATTTATTCTCTTGCCTCTAGTGTGGATGCG ATATGGATCTATGGTAGTAGCTATGAGTCATTTCTAGTTGCCGTTGTGAATCCCAATATGGGCGCTCTTCAGTCCTGGGCCGAGGAGAATGGACTAACCGGGGATTTTGATACTATATGTGAAAACCCAAAGGCAAAAGCATATATTCTATCGGAACTAACCAATACTGCTCAGGAAAAGAAG CTGAAAGGCTTTGAATTTATCAAAGCTGTGCACCTTGACCCTATACCATTTGATATGGAGCGTGAACTTCTAACCCCAACTCACAAGAAAAAGAGGGTCCAGTTTCTCAAATATTACCAG AACATCATTGATACACTGTACAAAAGCAAAAGATAA